A region of Falco peregrinus isolate bFalPer1 chromosome 13, bFalPer1.pri, whole genome shotgun sequence DNA encodes the following proteins:
- the RBMX2 gene encoding RNA-binding motif protein, X-linked 2 isoform X1, whose product MNPLTKVKLINELNAREAELGVQEAVSWHAEYKDSAWIFVVSTAAPRPDVSLPLPRVLRVCCRYGEVVNINLVRDKKTGKSKGFCFLCYEDQRSTILAVDNFNGIKIKGRTIRVDHVANYRPPKESDDLDDVTKALHAKGCGVKTPPHTSSDSLSEDDDVPIKKQKDKEKSRQEQRKQSSQAVKRVVSAEEAHPRIKIKKEKEDPAYDRYASGSQQPWKGSERKPVSKMQREDEERRHQRPSERRGEKSCQNQRGQSGLWEEREKREEAGRKGGGHSSWREECPEGGRSWERSAREPHPKHRERGSVRGSSRC is encoded by the exons ATGAA CCCCCTGACGAAGGTGAAGCTGATCAACGAGCTGAACGCGCGGGAGGCGGAGCTGGGCGTGCAGGAGGCGGTCTCGTGGCACGCGGAGTACAAGGACAGCGCCTGGATCTTCGTCG TAAGTaccgcagccccccggcccgATGTGTCCCTGCCGCTGCCTCGGGTGCTAAGAGTGTGTTGCAGGTACGGGGAGGTTGTCAACATTAACCTGGTGCGGGACAAGAAGACTGGAAAGTCCAaaggcttttgctttctgtgctatGAGGACCAGAGGAGCACCATTCTGGCAGTTGATAACTTCAATGGGATCAAG ATCAAAGGAAGGACGATTCGAGTGGACCACGTGGCCAACTATCGCCCCCCCAAAGAGTCCGATGACTTGGATGATGTGACAAAAGCCCTGCATGCAAAGGGTTGTGGAGTTAAAACGCCACCTCATACGTCATCCGATTCCTTGTCGGAAGATGATGATGTGcccataaaaaagcaaaaag AtaaggagaaaagcagacagGAGCAGCGCAAGCAGAGCTCACAGGCTGTGAAGAGGGTGGTGTCCGCAGAGGAGGCACATCCCAGAATCAAGAttaagaaggagaaggaggaccCTGCCTATGATCGCTACGCCAGtgggagccagcagccctggaAGGGCTCTGAGAGAAAGCCTGTGAGCAAGATGCAGCGAGAAGATGAAGAGCGGAGGCACCAGAGGCCTTCTgagagaagaggggaaaagagcTGCCAGAACCAGAGGGGACAAAGTGGTTTgtgggaagagagggagaagagagaggaggcTGGTAGGAAGGGCGGGGGGCACAGCAGCTGGCGAGAAGAGTGTCCCGAAGGAGGCAGATCCTGGGAGCGCAGTGCCAGAGAGCCCCATCCCAAGCACAGGGAGCGGGGCTCTGTGAGAGGCTCCAGCCGCTGCTGA
- the SLC25A14 gene encoding brain mitochondrial carrier protein 1 yields MSALNWKPFVYGGLASIVAEFGTFPVDLTKTRLQVQGQSADARFREVRYRGMFHALFRICREEGGRALYSGIAPALLRQASYGTIKIGIYQSLKRLFVDRMEDETLLINVICGVVSGVISSALANPTDVLKIRMQAQGSLFQGGMIGSFIDIYQQEGTRGLWRGVVPTAQRAAIVVGVELPVYDITKKHLILSGLMGDTIFAHFVSSFTCGLAGAIASNPVDVVRTRMMNQRAIVGSTELYKGTLDGLVKTWKSEGFFALYKGFWPNWLRLGPWNIIFFITYEQLKRLPF; encoded by the exons ATGTCCGCGCTGAACTGGAAACCCTTCGTGTACGGCGGGCTCGCCTCCATCGTGGCCGAGTTCG GCACCTTCCCCGTGGACCTCACCAAGACGCGcctgcaggtgcagggccagAGCGCCGATGCGCGCTTCCGCGAGGTCCGCTACCGCGGCATGTTCCACGCGCTCTTCCGCATCTGCCGTGAGGAGGGCGGCCGCGCCCTCTACTCGGG GATTGCCCCCGCGTTGCTGAGGCAAGCGTCCTACGGCACCATAAAGATTGGCATTTACCAGAGCTTGAAGCGGCTCTTTGTAGATCGCATGGAAG ATGAAACGTTGCTAATCAATGTAATCTGTGGAGTGGTTTCAGGGGTGATCTCCTCGGCACTTGCCAATCCAACAGATGTGCTGAAG ATTCGAATGCAGGCTCAAGGCAGTTTATTCCAGGGTGGCATGATTGGCAGCTTCATAGACATCTACCAACAAGAGGGTACCCGAGGCCTCTGGAGG GGTGTTGTCCCAACAGCTCAGAGAGCTGCCATCGTGGTGGGGGTGGAGCTGCCAGTCTACGACATCACCAAGAAGCACTTAATTCTGTCAGGCCTGATGGGTGACACCATCTTTGCCCACTTCGT CTCCAGTTTTACATGTGGACTGGCTGGGGCCATTGCCTCCAACCCTGTGGACGTAGTGCGGACACGGATGATGAACCAGCGGGCAATAGTGGGCAGTACGGAGCTCTATAAGGGCACTCTGGATGGCCTTGTGAAG ACATGGAAGAGTGAGGGCTTCTTTGCACTCTATAAAGGTTTCTGGCCCAACTGGCTTCGGCTTGGTCCCTGGAACATCATT TTTTTTATCACATACGAGCAGTTGAAGCGACTTCCATTCTGA
- the RBMX2 gene encoding RNA-binding motif protein, X-linked 2 isoform X2, whose product MNPLTKVKLINELNAREAELGVQEAVSWHAEYKDSAWIFVGGLHYELTEGDVICVFSQYGEVVNINLVRDKKTGKSKGFCFLCYEDQRSTILAVDNFNGIKIKGRTIRVDHVANYRPPKESDDLDDVTKALHAKGCGVKTPPHTSSDSLSEDDDVPIKKQKDKEKSRQEQRKQSSQAVKRVVSAEEAHPRIKIKKEKEDPAYDRYASGSQQPWKGSERKPVSKMQREDEERRHQRPSERRGEKSCQNQRGQSGLWEEREKREEAGRKGGGHSSWREECPEGGRSWERSAREPHPKHRERGSVRGSSRC is encoded by the exons ATGAA CCCCCTGACGAAGGTGAAGCTGATCAACGAGCTGAACGCGCGGGAGGCGGAGCTGGGCGTGCAGGAGGCGGTCTCGTGGCACGCGGAGTACAAGGACAGCGCCTGGATCTTCGTCG GTGGGCTGCACTACGAGCTGACGGAGGGGGATGTCATCTGTGTGTTTTCGCA GTACGGGGAGGTTGTCAACATTAACCTGGTGCGGGACAAGAAGACTGGAAAGTCCAaaggcttttgctttctgtgctatGAGGACCAGAGGAGCACCATTCTGGCAGTTGATAACTTCAATGGGATCAAG ATCAAAGGAAGGACGATTCGAGTGGACCACGTGGCCAACTATCGCCCCCCCAAAGAGTCCGATGACTTGGATGATGTGACAAAAGCCCTGCATGCAAAGGGTTGTGGAGTTAAAACGCCACCTCATACGTCATCCGATTCCTTGTCGGAAGATGATGATGTGcccataaaaaagcaaaaag AtaaggagaaaagcagacagGAGCAGCGCAAGCAGAGCTCACAGGCTGTGAAGAGGGTGGTGTCCGCAGAGGAGGCACATCCCAGAATCAAGAttaagaaggagaaggaggaccCTGCCTATGATCGCTACGCCAGtgggagccagcagccctggaAGGGCTCTGAGAGAAAGCCTGTGAGCAAGATGCAGCGAGAAGATGAAGAGCGGAGGCACCAGAGGCCTTCTgagagaagaggggaaaagagcTGCCAGAACCAGAGGGGACAAAGTGGTTTgtgggaagagagggagaagagagaggaggcTGGTAGGAAGGGCGGGGGGCACAGCAGCTGGCGAGAAGAGTGTCCCGAAGGAGGCAGATCCTGGGAGCGCAGTGCCAGAGAGCCCCATCCCAAGCACAGGGAGCGGGGCTCTGTGAGAGGCTCCAGCCGCTGCTGA